A genomic window from Leptolyngbya sp. BL0902 includes:
- a CDS encoding SDR family NAD(P)-dependent oxidoreductase produces the protein MIDLANQTILVTGGSRGIGQAIVKTLHRAGASVVLHYGQGQTEAEAIAADLGAHGVPSERVYLVQTDLSQPGAARDLWAKAVAWRGSIATVVNNAATMPAAPIEENWDIWADAWQQTLQVNLIAVADLCREAVLHFQTQGGGTLVNLASRAAFRGDGPEFAPYAASKGGVISLTRTLAKGFAKDGVRAYAIAPGFVRTDRIEQVMAERGDEYVTRDIPMGAPADPQDIANLVAFLAAGLAPHATGATFDVNGASYFH, from the coding sequence ATGATTGATTTAGCAAACCAAACGATTTTGGTGACGGGCGGCTCTCGCGGCATTGGCCAAGCCATCGTCAAAACCCTTCATCGGGCCGGAGCCTCGGTAGTGCTGCACTATGGCCAGGGGCAGACCGAAGCCGAAGCCATCGCCGCTGACCTCGGTGCCCATGGGGTGCCCTCCGAGCGGGTGTATTTAGTTCAGACGGATTTGTCCCAACCCGGTGCCGCTAGGGACTTGTGGGCCAAAGCCGTGGCGTGGCGTGGGTCAATCGCCACCGTGGTGAACAATGCCGCTACCATGCCCGCCGCTCCCATTGAGGAAAACTGGGATATCTGGGCCGATGCTTGGCAGCAAACTCTTCAGGTCAACCTGATCGCCGTGGCGGATCTGTGCCGAGAAGCCGTCCTCCACTTTCAAACCCAGGGCGGCGGCACCTTGGTTAATCTCGCCAGCCGCGCCGCCTTTCGGGGCGATGGCCCAGAATTTGCTCCTTACGCCGCTTCTAAGGGTGGTGTGATTAGCCTCACCCGCACCCTCGCCAAGGGCTTTGCGAAGGACGGTGTTCGGGCCTATGCCATTGCCCCCGGCTTCGTCCGCACCGACCGCATCGAGCAAGTGATGGCCGAACGGGGAGATGAGTACGTCACCCGCGACATCCCCATGGGTGCGCCTGCCGATCCCCAAGACATCGCCAACCTGGTCGCCTTCCTCGCCGCTGGCCTTGCCCCCCACGCCACCGGAGCCACCTTCGATGTCAACGGCGCGTCCTACTTTCACTAA